One Lentibacillus cibarius DNA window includes the following coding sequences:
- a CDS encoding DUF2922 domain-containing protein: MKKLELKFLNQDGKTVTYSLEKPVEPVDSAAIKAAMDEIIAQNAFTSSGGDVASIKEARIVERNVQGIEL, from the coding sequence GTGAAAAAGCTTGAATTGAAATTTTTGAATCAGGATGGCAAGACTGTCACTTATTCTTTGGAAAAGCCGGTTGAACCAGTTGATTCGGCCGCTATTAAAGCAGCGATGGATGAGATCATCGCCCAGAATGCTTTCACATCTTCCGGCGGTGACGTCGCATCGATTAAGGAAGCGCGCATCGTCGAACGGAATGTGCAAGGTATCGAATTATAA
- a CDS encoding Cof-type HAD-IIB family hydrolase yields MTQKLIFFDIDGTLLDDAKRLPESTRQAIDDLQQAGHFVAIATGRAPFAFRTLMHELNINTYVSINGQYVVHNNEAIYKNPLQPDHLAALETYAAARQHPLVHLNHHDWYANTRNHPHVKEATDSLKLDTAVKYHPEFYRDGEVYQTLLFCTEADEAEYNQTFDQFNFVRWHTYSVDVMPAGGSKATGIHKLIKQLNIPESDVYAFGDGLNDIPMLQTVQNSIAMGNAKDVVKQAAGTVTRDVHDDGIWHGLRAAGLLT; encoded by the coding sequence ATGACACAAAAGCTAATCTTTTTTGATATAGACGGTACACTACTTGATGATGCGAAACGGCTGCCGGAATCGACTAGACAAGCGATTGACGACTTACAACAGGCTGGTCATTTTGTGGCTATTGCAACAGGCCGTGCGCCGTTTGCCTTCAGAACACTTATGCATGAACTGAACATTAACACCTATGTCAGCATCAACGGCCAATATGTCGTGCACAATAACGAAGCAATCTATAAAAATCCGCTCCAACCGGATCATCTTGCGGCATTGGAAACATATGCGGCGGCGCGCCAGCATCCGTTGGTTCATCTTAATCATCATGATTGGTATGCCAACACTAGGAATCATCCGCACGTCAAAGAAGCGACAGACTCGCTGAAATTGGATACGGCTGTCAAGTATCACCCGGAATTTTACCGTGATGGGGAAGTATACCAGACACTGCTGTTCTGCACAGAAGCGGACGAAGCGGAATATAATCAAACGTTTGATCAATTCAATTTTGTCCGTTGGCATACGTATTCTGTGGATGTTATGCCGGCTGGCGGGTCCAAAGCGACAGGCATTCATAAGCTGATAAAACAGCTGAATATTCCTGAATCTGATGTCTATGCATTTGGCGATGGTCTGAACGATATTCCGATGCTCCAAACGGTACAGAACAGCATCGCGATGGGGAATGCAAAAGATGTCGTCAAACAAGCGGCAGGCACTGTGACGAGAGATGTGCATGATGATGGCATTTGGCACGGGCTGCGAGCAGCTGGATTGTTGACGTGA
- a CDS encoding LCP family protein: MTNNTSQTRRVRRQKKRRLRKKRVFFVFVPLLVVFVTVIYATYLYVEAKSILSESHEDDGREKSDLRDKVVDPSEDNVTILIAGVDASDVRNNSNGARTDTLMLATLNKDEKSVRLLSIPRDSYVYIPEVGYKTKINHAHAFGGIPATIETVENLMDIPVDYYAKLNFEAFIDVVNALNGITVNVPYELYEQNSKDVAGAIHLQPGEQKLNGEEALALARTRKLDNDIERGKRQQKIIQAVVDKTTSIGSITKITDIMEAVGSNLTTNMKFDEMKSFVSYGLKGSSIDFKTMTLQGSDNWTNSGYYWQLDQTALMETKQKLKEHLELIDKTEDEAVQESSGETGTQNESY; this comes from the coding sequence ATGACGAATAATACTTCACAAACGCGTCGTGTACGCAGGCAGAAGAAGCGCAGGCTGCGAAAAAAGAGAGTGTTTTTTGTTTTCGTGCCATTGCTGGTGGTTTTTGTAACGGTAATCTATGCAACATACCTATATGTGGAAGCGAAGTCTATACTTTCTGAGTCTCACGAAGATGATGGTCGGGAAAAATCTGATCTGCGTGATAAAGTGGTCGATCCCAGTGAAGACAATGTGACGATTCTTATTGCCGGGGTGGATGCGAGCGATGTGCGCAACAATTCCAATGGTGCAAGAACGGACACGTTGATGCTGGCAACCCTCAACAAAGATGAAAAAAGTGTTCGGCTGTTAAGCATTCCACGTGATTCGTATGTATATATTCCGGAAGTCGGCTACAAAACGAAAATTAACCACGCGCATGCATTCGGTGGCATACCAGCGACGATTGAAACCGTGGAAAATTTGATGGACATTCCGGTTGATTACTACGCGAAGCTCAACTTTGAAGCGTTTATCGACGTGGTGAATGCACTCAATGGTATTACGGTAAATGTGCCATACGAACTATATGAACAGAATTCTAAAGATGTCGCCGGTGCTATCCATCTGCAACCAGGTGAGCAGAAACTGAATGGGGAGGAAGCATTGGCGCTGGCCCGGACCCGAAAATTGGACAATGACATTGAGCGTGGCAAGCGACAGCAGAAAATTATTCAGGCTGTTGTTGACAAAACCACTTCCATCGGCTCGATTACAAAAATTACTGACATTATGGAAGCGGTCGGCAGTAACTTGACGACGAATATGAAATTTGATGAAATGAAATCTTTTGTTTCGTATGGGCTGAAGGGCTCCAGTATTGATTTTAAAACCATGACGCTTCAGGGAAGTGACAACTGGACCAATAGCGGCTATTACTGGCAGCTGGACCAGACAGCGCTCATGGAAACAAAGCAGAAATTGAAGGAACATCTCGAGCTAATTGATAAGACTGAAGATGAAGCCGTGCAGGAATCAAGCGGCGAAACCGGCACGCAAAATGAATCATATTGA
- the murJ gene encoding murein biosynthesis integral membrane protein MurJ — translation MKRTFLKLLGTVALINVIARLLGFAREVIIGYQYGTGYEADSIITAFTIPNFVYIVVGGAITTAFISVYSKTADSNKHTFVQTVLTGLGIIIGVLTILFVFIPEFWMNLFFGGLSSEAMALTSNLFVLMAPATFFLALAMALSGLHNVHNNFRLTAMSTLIFNAVFLIIGFGLTSIMSAYAYGLGALLGSFFMLAFLVTYIRKQAIMPFRIRLVPMPEITRFVKMALPIIFGGATIQFYFIIQRIYAADLSEGVIAAMNYASKMTQFPQAVLMTSVTTVIYPMLAKAVNDGDAQKLTKAYQQGFHMPCTLLLPATVFIFMYAKDIIAFIFEYGHFDAQSTNATYPLLQVFSFGIFALALNTYVTRFFYARENAYLPIGMNVLSVFGVNILVITLLIDDLGAQAIALGTVVASIVNMLLLLAAAKHKLGLVVSSWRGIGKLASFVGGAAVLIYCTSLVPIDSHVWSLVIGGGVTGMLVLLGLKWSGGMKRG, via the coding sequence ATGAAACGTACATTTCTGAAACTGCTCGGGACGGTTGCCCTAATCAATGTTATCGCCCGGCTGCTCGGGTTTGCCCGGGAAGTGATCATTGGTTATCAGTACGGGACAGGCTACGAGGCTGACAGTATTATTACGGCGTTCACCATTCCGAATTTCGTTTATATTGTTGTCGGCGGGGCGATTACGACGGCGTTCATATCCGTCTACAGTAAAACTGCTGACTCAAACAAACACACATTTGTCCAGACGGTACTGACCGGGCTTGGCATCATTATCGGCGTATTAACCATCCTGTTTGTCTTTATACCGGAATTTTGGATGAACTTGTTTTTTGGCGGACTGTCTTCGGAAGCAATGGCGCTGACGAGCAACTTGTTTGTCTTAATGGCGCCGGCCACGTTCTTCCTGGCACTGGCGATGGCTCTGAGCGGGTTGCATAATGTGCACAACAACTTCCGGCTAACCGCCATGTCTACGCTCATTTTTAATGCGGTGTTTTTAATCATCGGATTCGGACTAACTTCAATCATGTCGGCATACGCTTATGGGCTCGGCGCATTGTTGGGTTCGTTTTTCATGCTGGCCTTCCTCGTCACGTACATACGGAAACAAGCGATCATGCCTTTTCGGATTCGGCTTGTGCCCATGCCGGAGATCACGCGGTTTGTCAAAATGGCACTCCCAATCATTTTCGGCGGTGCCACGATTCAATTTTATTTTATCATTCAGCGGATCTATGCGGCGGATTTGAGCGAAGGCGTGATTGCCGCGATGAACTACGCGTCGAAAATGACGCAATTTCCACAGGCAGTGTTAATGACAAGTGTTACGACAGTGATTTATCCCATGCTTGCTAAAGCCGTGAATGACGGAGACGCGCAAAAACTGACGAAAGCCTATCAACAAGGCTTTCACATGCCCTGCACCTTGCTTTTGCCGGCTACTGTCTTTATCTTTATGTATGCCAAAGATATCATTGCGTTTATTTTTGAGTACGGCCATTTTGACGCGCAATCGACAAACGCGACGTATCCACTGCTGCAAGTATTCTCATTCGGCATTTTCGCCCTTGCGCTGAATACGTACGTGACACGGTTTTTCTATGCAAGGGAAAATGCCTACCTGCCGATTGGGATGAATGTCCTGTCTGTTTTTGGCGTCAACATCCTCGTCATTACGCTGTTGATAGATGACCTCGGTGCACAGGCGATTGCCTTGGGAACCGTTGTCGCCTCCATCGTCAATATGCTGCTTTTGCTGGCGGCTGCGAAACATAAGCTCGGTCTAGTGGTCAGTTCATGGCGCGGGATCGGGAAATTGGCTAGCTTCGTCGGTGGAGCAGCGGTTTTGATTTACTGTACGTCTTTGGTTCCGATTGACAGTCATGTATGGTCGCTCGTTATCGGTGGTGGCGTGACAGGAATGTTGGTTCTGCTCGGGTTGAAATGGAGCGGCGGAATGAAGCGCGGATGA
- a CDS encoding DUF1659 domain-containing protein, whose protein sequence is MAVAQLVDSRMRLILDDGVDEVSGKQLYKTKGFNNVKTDATADQLYAIANAVAPLQQRPLLEVERNDSSNITQA, encoded by the coding sequence ATGGCCGTAGCACAACTAGTCGATTCACGCATGCGTCTCATTCTCGATGACGGGGTGGACGAGGTATCCGGAAAGCAACTGTACAAAACAAAAGGCTTCAACAACGTCAAAACCGATGCAACAGCCGACCAGCTGTACGCCATCGCAAATGCGGTCGCACCATTGCAACAGCGCCCGCTCTTAGAAGTCGAACGAAACGACAGCTCCAACATCACACAAGCGTAA
- the tagD gene encoding glycerol-3-phosphate cytidylyltransferase: protein MKKVITYGTFDLLHPGHIHLLRRARALGDYLIVGVSTDDFNHKKNKNAFHNYADRRTIVEAIRYVDQVIPETSWEQKPDDILTYDIDIFVMGDDWRGQFDDLKTYCDVVYLPRTTGISTSKIKKSHLF, encoded by the coding sequence ATGAAAAAAGTGATCACATATGGGACTTTTGATTTATTGCACCCCGGTCATATTCATTTGCTGCGCCGGGCAAGAGCGTTGGGCGATTATCTGATTGTCGGCGTTTCAACAGATGACTTTAACCACAAGAAAAACAAAAATGCCTTCCACAATTATGCCGACCGCAGAACGATTGTCGAGGCGATTCGTTATGTAGATCAAGTAATCCCGGAAACAAGCTGGGAGCAAAAGCCGGATGATATTCTGACATATGATATCGATATTTTTGTCATGGGTGATGACTGGAGGGGCCAATTCGATGATTTAAAAACATACTGCGATGTGGTCTACCTCCCTCGTACAACCGGTATCTCTACCTCTAAGATTAAAAAAAGCCATTTATTTTGA
- a CDS encoding glycosyltransferase family 4 protein yields MMNVIVLVAAFVVSLAVSFFSTPLVKRLAISLGAVDKPDQQRKTHKGIKTSMGGLAILIGAVAGLLIIRPEHPQLAAILLGGVIMMATGMLDDLLELKPIMKLLGQVLAAITVVASGLLIDKITLPFFGIIYFGDMNSVVITIIWILAVTNAINLIDGLDGLAAGVSTIALISIFIMAIADERLIVVYLTLVLIGSCIGFLFHNFYPATIFMGDTGALFLGYAIAVVSILGLFKNIAFFSFIIPIVVIAVPMFDTIFAIVRRLMNKQSIGMADKGHIHYRLMAMGYSHRTSVLIIYGFSIFFGIMAIVFNGATLKASVLILGAVLLGIQIIAELAGVVKKGQQPLLNSIRSLLTK; encoded by the coding sequence ATGATGAATGTTATCGTGCTGGTTGCCGCGTTTGTTGTATCGCTGGCTGTTTCATTTTTTAGTACACCATTAGTTAAACGGCTAGCGATTTCGCTTGGTGCAGTGGACAAACCCGACCAGCAGCGAAAAACACATAAAGGAATCAAAACGAGTATGGGCGGCTTGGCCATCTTGATTGGCGCTGTGGCAGGTCTGCTCATCATTCGGCCTGAGCACCCGCAGCTGGCAGCGATCCTGCTAGGAGGGGTGATCATGATGGCGACGGGTATGCTTGATGATCTCTTGGAACTCAAACCAATCATGAAACTTCTCGGACAAGTGCTTGCCGCCATAACCGTGGTCGCATCCGGCTTGCTCATTGATAAAATCACGCTCCCGTTTTTCGGAATCATTTATTTTGGGGACATGAATAGCGTCGTGATTACCATTATTTGGATTCTTGCCGTTACGAATGCCATCAATCTGATTGACGGCTTGGACGGTCTGGCAGCAGGGGTATCGACCATTGCACTGATTAGTATTTTTATAATGGCTATTGCGGATGAGCGGCTGATTGTCGTTTACTTGACGCTTGTCCTTATAGGCAGTTGTATTGGATTTTTATTTCATAACTTTTATCCGGCAACCATTTTCATGGGCGATACCGGTGCATTGTTTCTCGGTTATGCGATTGCTGTCGTCTCGATTCTTGGCTTATTTAAAAATATCGCTTTTTTCAGTTTCATTATTCCAATCGTCGTGATCGCCGTACCGATGTTTGATACGATCTTTGCTATTGTACGCCGCCTCATGAATAAACAAAGCATCGGCATGGCGGATAAAGGTCATATCCATTATAGACTGATGGCAATGGGCTACAGCCACCGCACGTCCGTCCTGATCATTTACGGATTCAGTATTTTTTTCGGAATCATGGCCATCGTGTTCAACGGAGCCACCCTAAAAGCATCCGTCCTAATCCTAGGCGCCGTCCTCCTCGGCATCCAAATCATCGCCGAACTCGCCGGCGTCGTCAAAAAAGGCCAACAACCACTCCTCAACAGCATCCGATCCCTCCTCACAAAATAG
- a CDS encoding cyclase family protein has translation MKPQQIVDLTMDLTNRTPVFPGDPTPHIYPAATPEDDGYSVHHLHIASHTGTHVDAPSHFFQNGARMDQLDLHLFIGRGLIIPVQGKQEQEPITLADTNTFIQQARPGDIVLFHTGWAQYVGTEKYERHPYIHHDVARALLDQGVRVIGIDALNPDKTGGDDFSVHEEVLGREGVLIENLTNLDAIDFPNPIISVLPLKLVDGDGSPVRAVAMEG, from the coding sequence GTGAAGCCGCAGCAAATTGTCGATTTGACGATGGATTTAACCAATCGAACGCCCGTTTTTCCTGGAGATCCGACGCCGCATATTTATCCAGCAGCAACACCGGAAGATGATGGGTATAGTGTGCACCATCTTCATATCGCTTCCCACACGGGCACGCATGTGGATGCCCCGTCCCATTTTTTTCAGAACGGGGCTCGTATGGACCAGCTGGATCTGCATCTATTCATCGGACGCGGCTTGATCATTCCGGTACAGGGAAAACAAGAGCAAGAACCAATCACACTCGCCGATACAAACACATTTATTCAACAGGCCCGACCAGGAGACATCGTGCTGTTTCATACGGGATGGGCACAATATGTCGGCACGGAAAAATATGAGCGCCATCCCTACATCCATCACGACGTAGCGCGAGCATTGCTGGATCAAGGCGTTCGCGTGATTGGGATTGATGCGCTGAATCCGGACAAGACCGGGGGCGACGACTTTTCCGTGCATGAAGAAGTATTAGGGCGGGAGGGCGTCCTCATTGAAAATCTGACCAATTTGGATGCGATTGACTTTCCCAATCCAATTATTTCCGTTTTACCCCTAAAGCTGGTGGATGGAGACGGCTCACCAGTTCGCGCCGTCGCGATGGAAGGGTAG
- a CDS encoding LCP family protein, whose protein sequence is MSKRKKWLIVFGVCMLLVVAGGVGYAMHLYDKTEETVTESQKKISRDHDTSELRVEEVDPVEDNVSVLFIGVDNSEIRNEQTSRSDALILATFNKESSSVKLLSIPRDSYVYVPEVDRYTKITHAHAYGGAEATIETVENFLDVPVDYYAEMNFNGFVDVVDALGGIKYDVPYEFSEFDSNDERNGVHLNAGYQTLNGEEALALARTRKYDNDIERGKRQQAILKTIFDKATSTASVFKLGEVIDAIGSNMTTNMTFTDMKNFLSYGLDENVAIDKMILDGSGGYMDDGLWYFQVSEDSKRNTRAELRNHLDMREYADSNDHHEKAKNDI, encoded by the coding sequence ATGTCGAAACGAAAGAAGTGGCTGATCGTTTTTGGCGTATGTATGCTTTTAGTAGTGGCTGGTGGTGTGGGTTACGCCATGCATTTGTACGATAAAACTGAGGAAACGGTGACTGAATCGCAGAAAAAAATTAGTCGTGATCATGATACATCCGAGCTGCGGGTTGAGGAAGTTGATCCTGTTGAAGATAATGTTTCTGTTTTGTTTATCGGCGTTGATAACAGTGAAATTCGCAATGAGCAGACTAGTCGTTCGGACGCGTTGATTTTGGCCACGTTCAATAAGGAAAGCAGTTCAGTTAAGTTGCTCAGCATCCCGAGGGACTCCTATGTTTATGTTCCTGAGGTGGACAGGTATACCAAAATCACTCACGCGCATGCTTATGGCGGCGCGGAGGCAACGATTGAAACGGTGGAGAATTTTCTCGATGTTCCTGTCGATTATTACGCGGAGATGAATTTTAATGGGTTTGTTGACGTGGTGGATGCACTTGGCGGGATTAAATATGATGTCCCGTACGAATTTAGTGAGTTTGACTCTAATGATGAACGGAATGGGGTTCATTTAAATGCCGGCTATCAGACGTTGAACGGGGAGGAAGCACTGGCGCTGGCAAGAACGCGGAAGTACGATAATGATATTGAGCGGGGCAAGCGGCAGCAAGCAATACTGAAGACAATCTTTGACAAGGCGACATCCACTGCATCCGTTTTTAAACTTGGAGAAGTAATTGATGCGATTGGAAGTAATATGACAACAAATATGACTTTCACCGACATGAAAAACTTTTTATCCTATGGGCTGGATGAAAACGTCGCTATAGATAAGATGATACTTGATGGAAGTGGCGGTTATATGGATGATGGGCTTTGGTATTTTCAGGTAAGTGAGGACAGCAAACGGAATACTCGTGCGGAGTTACGCAACCATTTGGACATGCGTGAATATGCCGATTCGAATGACCACCATGAAAAAGCAAAAAATGATATATAA